The Pseudobythopirellula maris DNA segment CGGCCCGGACGCCACCGACGCCGAGATCTTGGACGCCTACGCCCCCGAGATCGAGCGGCTCAAAGAGCGCGGCGGCTACGTCACGGCCGACGTGATCAACGTCACTCCGGAGACTCCCGGGCTCGACACCTTGATCGCCAAGTTCGACAAGGAGCACACCCACAGCGAAGACGAGGTGCGGTTCACGGTCCGCGGCCACGGCGTGTTCTGGGTCAACCCGGGCGACGGCTCGCCGGTGCTGGCGATCGACGTGACGGCGGGCGACCTGATCAACGTGCCGGCCGGCACGCGGCACTGGTTCCACCTCTGCAGCGACCGCACGATCCGCTGCATCCGCCTGTTCGAAGACGCCACGGGCTGGACCCCCGAGTACC contains these protein-coding regions:
- a CDS encoding 1,2-dihydroxy-3-keto-5-methylthiopentene dioxygenase; this translates as MATVRVAGTDTAVSDPEQVAELLAPLGIWHECWPVEGRIGPDATDAEILDAYAPEIERLKERGGYVTADVINVTPETPGLDTLIAKFDKEHTHSEDEVRFTVRGHGVFWVNPGDGSPVLAIDVTAGDLINVPAGTRHWFHLCSDRTIRCIRLFEDATGWTPEYLEDHVHEGHAPVCWGPRYVEGSDGADIKPAVEI